The proteins below come from a single Anderseniella sp. Alg231-50 genomic window:
- the glcE gene encoding glycolate oxidase subunit GlcE, whose protein sequence is MKPKSEQDLADAIKASAAKGTKLQIRGGGSRAGLGHGVTGELVDTTGLKGVSLYEPGALTIVAGAGTPLETIEKTLSREGQRLPFEPMDHRALYGTNGKSTIGGVVAANISGPRRIQAGACRDSLIGVRFVDGEGTVIKNGGRVMKNVTGYDLVKLMAGSHGTLGVLTEVAFKVLPMPEAGATVVVEGLGSDKAGAAMSAALTAPYDVNGAAHLPATADKAARTCIRVEGFEGSVKYRSGKLKELLAEFGDVNIEADQARSDKLWQHIRDAEAVAAGKGDIWRMSVKPSDGAKLASLLGDGAQLQFDWGGGLVWACVPEGTDARAVMNGIDGHATLIRSSEATAKQLGVFQPEPAPLAKISAGLRARFDPHGILNPGRMG, encoded by the coding sequence ATGAAACCAAAATCGGAACAGGACTTGGCTGACGCCATTAAGGCGTCGGCGGCAAAAGGCACGAAACTGCAAATTCGCGGCGGCGGTTCCAGGGCAGGACTGGGCCACGGTGTCACCGGCGAGCTTGTTGATACCACCGGTCTGAAGGGCGTGTCGCTGTATGAGCCCGGCGCGCTGACAATAGTCGCTGGCGCCGGAACGCCGCTGGAGACGATCGAAAAGACGCTTTCCAGGGAAGGTCAGAGACTGCCGTTTGAGCCGATGGATCACCGGGCGCTGTACGGCACCAACGGCAAATCCACCATTGGTGGCGTTGTGGCGGCGAATATTTCCGGTCCGCGCCGCATCCAGGCAGGTGCCTGCCGAGATTCTCTCATCGGGGTGCGGTTTGTGGATGGTGAAGGCACCGTCATCAAGAACGGCGGCCGGGTGATGAAGAACGTCACCGGCTACGACCTGGTCAAGCTGATGGCCGGCAGCCACGGTACGCTGGGCGTGCTCACCGAGGTCGCGTTCAAGGTCCTGCCCATGCCGGAAGCAGGCGCTACAGTCGTCGTCGAGGGCCTCGGCAGTGACAAGGCAGGGGCAGCGATGAGCGCGGCCCTGACCGCGCCTTATGATGTAAACGGCGCGGCACATCTGCCGGCGACCGCAGACAAGGCAGCTCGGACATGCATACGTGTTGAAGGCTTCGAAGGCTCCGTCAAATATCGCTCTGGCAAGCTGAAGGAACTGCTCGCCGAATTCGGCGATGTGAATATTGAAGCTGACCAGGCAAGGTCTGACAAACTGTGGCAGCATATCCGCGATGCCGAGGCCGTTGCCGCTGGCAAGGGCGACATATGGCGGATGTCAGTGAAACCGTCAGACGGCGCAAAACTGGCAAGTTTGCTGGGTGACGGGGCGCAGCTTCAGTTTGACTGGGGCGGGGGCCTGGTGTGGGCCTGTGTGCCGGAAGGTACCGATGCGAGGGCCGTCATGAACGGGATTGACGGGCATGCCACATTGATACGCTCAAGCGAAGCAACAGCCAAACAGCTTGGTGTGTTCCAGCCGGAACCGGCACCGCTTGCGAAAATCAGTGCCGGGCTTCGGGCCCGCTTTGATCCGCATGGCATTTTGAACCCCGGCCGGATGGGATAG
- a CDS encoding FAD-linked oxidase C-terminal domain-containing protein, whose amino-acid sequence MPVPDQGVLERKASIVARLEKLLPGEAVISDPNETRAYECDALTAYRCQPLAVVLPGTTEEVAACLKICHEEGVPVVPRGAGTSLAGGSLPTADSIIIGVSRMNAVLETDYDNRFITVQTGRTNLSVTGAVEENEFFYAPDPSSQLACAIAGNIAMNSGGAHCLKYGVTTNNLMGVKMVTMEGEIVDIGGAHLDAAVYDLLGVICGSEGQLGIVTEATLRILRKPEGARPVLLGFDRSEVAGACVADIIKAGVLPVAIEFMDRPCIRATEDFAHAGYPDVEALLIVEVEGSEAEIVEQLDKIKTIARRHNPAELRESASTEESAAIWKGRKAAFGAMGQINDYMCLDGTIPVSQLPLVLRRMEELSKEYGLDVANVFHAGDGNLHPLILFDANKPGDLETCEAMGAEILKLCVEVGGCLTGEHGVGVEKRDLMLTQYNEGDLEAQVRVKDVFDAKWLLNPAKVFPLKTTRTRREAA is encoded by the coding sequence ATGCCGGTCCCGGATCAGGGTGTACTGGAGCGCAAGGCATCCATAGTGGCCAGGCTCGAAAAATTGCTGCCCGGCGAGGCGGTGATTTCCGATCCCAATGAAACCCGCGCCTATGAATGTGACGCACTCACCGCCTATCGTTGCCAGCCGCTGGCCGTCGTGCTGCCCGGCACTACGGAAGAAGTCGCTGCGTGCCTGAAGATCTGCCATGAAGAAGGCGTGCCGGTGGTGCCGCGCGGGGCGGGAACCTCGCTGGCCGGTGGATCACTGCCGACCGCGGACAGTATCATTATCGGTGTATCGCGCATGAACGCGGTGCTGGAAACCGACTACGACAACCGCTTTATCACGGTGCAGACCGGGCGCACCAACCTGTCGGTGACCGGCGCGGTCGAGGAGAACGAGTTTTTCTACGCGCCGGACCCGTCCAGCCAGCTGGCCTGTGCCATCGCCGGCAACATTGCCATGAATTCCGGTGGCGCCCATTGCCTGAAATACGGGGTGACCACCAACAACCTGATGGGCGTGAAAATGGTCACCATGGAAGGTGAGATCGTCGACATTGGCGGTGCCCATCTTGATGCCGCCGTCTATGATCTGCTCGGTGTTATATGCGGGTCGGAAGGCCAGCTCGGCATCGTCACCGAAGCGACATTGCGCATATTGAGGAAGCCCGAAGGCGCCCGGCCGGTTCTGCTTGGTTTTGACCGTTCCGAGGTGGCCGGCGCCTGCGTCGCTGACATCATCAAGGCCGGCGTGCTGCCGGTCGCGATCGAGTTCATGGACCGGCCCTGCATCCGGGCGACGGAAGATTTTGCCCATGCCGGTTACCCGGACGTCGAAGCCCTGCTGATCGTTGAGGTCGAAGGCTCGGAAGCCGAAATCGTCGAGCAGCTGGACAAGATCAAGACCATTGCGCGCCGGCATAACCCGGCAGAACTTCGCGAGAGTGCCAGCACGGAAGAATCGGCGGCGATCTGGAAAGGCCGCAAGGCTGCATTCGGCGCCATGGGCCAGATCAACGACTATATGTGTCTCGACGGCACCATCCCGGTGAGCCAGTTGCCGCTGGTGCTGCGCCGCATGGAAGAGCTGTCGAAGGAATATGGCCTCGACGTCGCCAATGTGTTCCACGCCGGCGACGGCAATCTGCATCCGCTGATCCTGTTTGATGCCAACAAGCCGGGAGACCTGGAAACCTGCGAGGCCATGGGGGCGGAAATCCTGAAACTGTGTGTTGAAGTGGGTGGCTGCCTGACCGGCGAACATGGCGTGGGCGTCGAAAAACGCGACCTTATGCTGACCCAGTATAATGAAGGTGATCTGGAGGCGCAGGTACGGGTCAAGGATGTGTTCGACGCCAAGTGGCTGCTCAATCCGGCCAAGGTGTTCCCGCTGAAAACCACCAGGACGCGGCGCGAGGCAGCATGA
- a CDS encoding TRAP transporter large permease subunit, whose translation MNFIAENLDIAMFLVLAAALLRGYPVTFTLAGVATIFAGLGAILGAFDTALLGALSQRLFGIMTNQVLIAIPLFVFMGIVLERSRLAEELLEEMGRLFGTRRGGLAVSVVVVGTLLAASTGIVGATVITMALIALPAMLRNGYSKRLAAGTVCTAGTLGQIIPPSTLLIILSEVMSSAYQQAQFEQGKFTVETISVGQTFAAALLPGLVLVALYIVYILALAWIRPERAPAMPRDAAEPVSTRQLLRVLLPPVFLIVAVLGSIVGGVATPTEAASVGAVGALLLATYRRDEGARGASLLAIAALAGIVVLASSTSIRLQRSDADLGVWIVAALGACLVAVVAWGIWRAIRHAAREGYLGVINTRTMSVSSMIFGTIIGASVFSLVFRGLGGDKRIEHLVEAMPGGATGALVFVMVLIFLLGFILDFVEISVILLPIVVPALIVMGHDPIWLAVLIAINLQTSFLTPPFGFSLFYLRGAAPPEITTGDIYRGVIPFIALQAVGVSLIWVLPGIATWLPAVMFGR comes from the coding sequence ATGAACTTCATTGCCGAAAACCTCGATATTGCAATGTTCCTGGTGCTGGCTGCAGCACTTTTGCGCGGTTATCCGGTGACATTCACCCTGGCGGGTGTGGCGACGATCTTTGCCGGCCTTGGGGCCATACTCGGGGCGTTCGACACGGCGTTGCTGGGTGCGTTGTCGCAACGGCTGTTCGGCATCATGACCAACCAGGTGCTGATCGCCATTCCACTGTTCGTATTCATGGGTATCGTGCTGGAACGCAGCCGGCTGGCCGAAGAACTGCTTGAGGAAATGGGCCGGCTGTTTGGCACCAGGCGCGGCGGTCTGGCGGTATCGGTTGTCGTAGTCGGCACGCTGCTGGCCGCATCGACAGGCATTGTCGGGGCCACCGTCATCACCATGGCCCTGATCGCCCTGCCGGCCATGTTGCGCAACGGCTATTCGAAGCGCCTGGCTGCGGGAACCGTGTGCACGGCCGGGACCCTGGGCCAGATCATCCCGCCGTCGACCCTGCTGATCATCCTGTCCGAGGTGATGTCGTCCGCCTATCAGCAGGCGCAGTTTGAGCAGGGCAAGTTCACGGTTGAGACCATCAGTGTCGGCCAGACATTTGCGGCTGCCCTGCTGCCGGGCCTCGTACTGGTGGCGCTGTACATTGTTTACATACTGGCGCTGGCCTGGATCAGGCCTGAGCGCGCGCCTGCCATGCCGCGCGATGCGGCCGAGCCGGTCAGCACGAGGCAGTTGCTGCGCGTACTGCTGCCACCGGTATTCCTGATTGTCGCGGTGCTGGGCTCGATCGTCGGCGGGGTCGCGACCCCGACCGAAGCTGCCAGCGTCGGTGCGGTTGGCGCATTGTTGCTGGCAACCTATCGCCGTGACGAGGGCGCGCGCGGGGCCAGCCTGCTGGCCATCGCGGCTCTTGCCGGCATTGTCGTGCTGGCGTCATCGACGTCGATACGCCTGCAGCGTTCCGACGCTGATCTCGGTGTGTGGATCGTGGCGGCCCTCGGCGCCTGTCTGGTGGCAGTGGTGGCCTGGGGTATCTGGCGCGCCATTCGCCATGCCGCGCGTGAAGGTTATCTCGGCGTGATCAACACGCGCACCATGTCCGTCAGTTCGATGATCTTCGGCACCATTATCGGGGCCAGTGTGTTTTCTTTGGTGTTTCGCGGGCTTGGCGGTGACAAGCGCATCGAGCACCTGGTGGAAGCCATGCCGGGTGGTGCCACCGGCGCCCTGGTTTTCGTCATGGTGTTGATCTTCCTGCTCGGCTTCATTCTCGATTTTGTCGAGATATCGGTCATCCTGCTGCCGATCGTGGTGCCCGCGCTGATTGTCATGGGCCACGATCCGATCTGGCTCGCCGTGCTGATTGCCATCAACTTGCAGACCAGTTTTCTGACACCGCCGTTCGGCTTTTCCCTGTTCTATCTGCGCGGCGCGGCGCCACCGGAAATAACCACCGGCGATATCTATCGCGGCGTGATCCCGTTTATCGCCCTGCAGGCTGTTGGAGTCTCGCTTATCTGGGTGTTGCCAGGCATTGCGACCTGGCTGCCTGCGGTGATGTTTGGGCGTTGA
- a CDS encoding TRAP transporter small permease subunit, giving the protein MKDWAGRLDAVNRWCGLTVRWLALAMVLLQFAIVVMRYLFGVSFVFLGEGVLYMHAALFMLGAGYTLLVDEHVRIDIFYSRRDEKGRARVNAAGAALLLIPSLILILWVSWPYVRNSVSILEGAISVGGIPASFLLKGLIPAFCLLLLVQGVACLLRDLARLERRE; this is encoded by the coding sequence ATGAAGGACTGGGCTGGGCGGCTTGATGCGGTCAACCGCTGGTGTGGGCTGACGGTACGCTGGCTGGCGCTGGCGATGGTGCTTCTGCAGTTCGCCATTGTGGTCATGCGCTACCTGTTTGGCGTCTCTTTCGTGTTTCTGGGTGAAGGCGTGCTGTACATGCACGCAGCGCTGTTCATGCTGGGGGCAGGCTACACCCTGCTGGTGGATGAACATGTCCGCATCGACATTTTCTACAGCCGCCGCGACGAGAAGGGCCGCGCCCGGGTCAATGCCGCCGGTGCCGCGCTGCTGCTGATACCCTCACTCATACTCATCCTGTGGGTGAGCTGGCCCTATGTGCGCAACTCCGTGTCCATTCTTGAAGGTGCCATTTCGGTTGGCGGTATTCCGGCCTCGTTTCTGCTCAAGGGCCTGATCCCGGCGTTCTGCCTGTTGCTGCTGGTGCAAGGTGTCGCGTGTCTGCTGCGTGACCTGGCGCGGCTGGAGCGACGTGAATGA
- a CDS encoding TRAP transporter substrate-binding protein DctP, whose protein sequence is MKRREFIQKGAVGAVATAALATPAIAQDKRKWKMVTAWPKNLPGPGVAAQMLADRITAASGGRIEVELFAAGELVPGRGVFDAVSEGTAELYHAVPAYWGSKSKGILLFGSQPFGLRADEQVGWLNHGGGQALYDEMYARFNLKPFLCGNSGPQWAGWFRNEIKSVDDLKGLRYRTTGLASEMCSKLGMAVQAMGGRDMFQALQSGTIDAGEFIGPWTDSALGFYQISKNYYWPGVGEPSSAEECGFNKKAYDDLPDDLKQAVSFACESLYNPVWTEYTTKHAKALKQMVAEHGVQVKMLPEGVIRAMGNAAGEVIDDLRNDQDELVKKITESFLAYRTSISDYMVYADNGQMNARALDYKYGG, encoded by the coding sequence ATGAAAAGACGTGAATTCATCCAGAAAGGCGCTGTAGGGGCAGTGGCCACAGCCGCACTTGCCACACCGGCAATCGCTCAGGACAAACGCAAGTGGAAGATGGTGACCGCATGGCCGAAAAACCTGCCCGGACCCGGCGTCGCGGCCCAGATGCTGGCCGACCGCATCACGGCAGCGTCCGGCGGACGTATCGAAGTCGAGCTTTTCGCCGCCGGTGAACTGGTGCCCGGTCGTGGTGTGTTTGATGCCGTGTCTGAAGGAACCGCCGAGCTTTATCATGCGGTACCGGCTTACTGGGGCTCGAAATCCAAGGGTATCCTGCTGTTCGGATCGCAGCCGTTTGGTCTCAGGGCCGACGAACAGGTGGGTTGGCTCAACCATGGCGGCGGCCAGGCGCTCTATGATGAAATGTATGCCCGTTTCAACCTGAAGCCGTTCCTGTGCGGCAATTCCGGTCCGCAGTGGGCCGGCTGGTTCCGCAATGAAATCAAGTCGGTGGATGACCTGAAAGGCCTGCGTTACCGCACCACCGGCCTGGCGTCGGAAATGTGCTCCAAGCTCGGCATGGCGGTGCAGGCCATGGGTGGACGCGACATGTTCCAGGCGCTGCAGTCCGGCACCATCGATGCCGGTGAGTTCATTGGCCCGTGGACCGATTCCGCCCTCGGTTTCTACCAGATTTCCAAGAACTATTACTGGCCGGGTGTCGGTGAGCCGTCATCTGCGGAAGAGTGCGGGTTCAACAAGAAGGCCTACGACGACTTGCCGGACGATCTCAAGCAGGCCGTCAGCTTTGCCTGTGAATCGCTCTACAATCCCGTGTGGACCGAATACACCACCAAGCATGCAAAGGCTTTGAAGCAGATGGTGGCCGAGCATGGCGTTCAGGTGAAGATGCTGCCGGAAGGCGTGATCAGGGCCATGGGCAATGCAGCCGGTGAGGTGATCGATGATCTGCGCAATGACCAGGATGAACTGGTCAAGAAAATCACCGAGAGCTTCCTTGCCTATCGCACGTCCATATCCGATTACATGGTCTATGCCGATAACGGCCAGATGAATGCCCGGGCTCTGGACTACAAGTACGGTGGGTGA
- the hutU gene encoding urocanate hydratase — protein MTTNPRHNLRDVYPDTGTDITAKSWLTEAPMRMLMNNLHPDVAENPHELVVYGGIGRATRTWADFDRIVASLKTLEDDETLLVQSGKPVGVFRTHADAPRVLIANSNLVPEWANWKHFNELDRKGLMMYGQMTAGSWIYIGTQGIVQGTYETFAEAGRQHYDGDLKGKWILTGGLGGMGGAQPLAAVMAGACCLAVECDETRIDFRQRTRYVDEKAQTLDEALDMIERWTRAGEAKSVGLVGNAADVFPELVARGVKPDIVTDQTSAHDPINGYLPQSWTMAEWRAKRESDPASVEKAARASMKVHVAAMVDFWNAGVPTLDYGNNIRQVAKDEGLENAFAFPGFVPAYIRPLFCKGIGPFRWCALSGDPEDIYKTDAKVKELIPDDEHLHNWLDMARERIAFQGLPARICWVGLGQRHRLGLAFNEMVASGELKAPVVIGRDHLDSGSVASPNRETEAMKDGSDAVSDWPLLNALLNCASGATWVSLHHGGGVGMGYSQHSGMVICCDGSDDAARRIGRVLWNDPATGVMRHADAGYETALECAREHGLNLPGILG, from the coding sequence ATGACCACCAACCCGCGCCACAACCTGCGTGATGTGTATCCCGACACCGGCACCGACATCACCGCCAAGTCCTGGCTGACCGAAGCCCCGATGCGGATGTTGATGAACAACCTGCACCCGGATGTGGCGGAAAATCCGCATGAACTGGTGGTCTATGGCGGTATTGGCCGCGCCACGCGCACCTGGGCTGATTTCGACCGCATAGTCGCGTCGCTGAAAACCCTGGAAGACGATGAAACCCTGCTGGTGCAGTCCGGCAAGCCGGTGGGCGTGTTCCGCACCCATGCAGACGCGCCGCGGGTCCTGATCGCCAATTCCAACCTGGTACCGGAATGGGCCAACTGGAAGCACTTCAATGAGCTCGATCGCAAGGGCCTGATGATGTACGGCCAGATGACGGCCGGTTCGTGGATCTATATCGGCACGCAGGGCATCGTGCAGGGCACCTACGAGACGTTTGCAGAAGCCGGCCGTCAGCATTATGACGGCGACCTCAAGGGCAAATGGATACTGACCGGCGGTCTCGGCGGCATGGGCGGCGCCCAGCCGCTGGCCGCGGTCATGGCGGGCGCCTGCTGCCTGGCGGTCGAATGTGACGAGACCCGCATCGATTTTCGCCAACGCACCCGCTATGTCGATGAAAAGGCACAGACACTGGATGAGGCACTCGACATGATCGAGCGCTGGACCAGGGCCGGAGAGGCAAAATCCGTCGGCCTTGTCGGCAATGCAGCCGACGTGTTTCCCGAACTGGTGGCGCGCGGCGTCAAACCCGATATTGTCACTGACCAGACCTCCGCCCATGATCCGATCAACGGTTACCTGCCGCAGAGCTGGACCATGGCTGAATGGCGCGCCAAGCGTGAAAGTGATCCGGCATCGGTTGAAAAGGCGGCACGCGCGTCCATGAAAGTGCACGTGGCGGCCATGGTGGACTTCTGGAATGCCGGCGTGCCGACGCTTGACTACGGCAACAACATCCGTCAGGTGGCCAAGGATGAGGGCCTGGAAAACGCCTTCGCGTTTCCCGGTTTCGTACCCGCCTATATCAGGCCCCTGTTCTGCAAGGGCATTGGCCCGTTCAGATGGTGCGCGCTGTCCGGTGATCCGGAAGACATTTACAAGACCGATGCCAAGGTCAAGGAACTGATCCCGGATGACGAGCACCTGCACAACTGGCTCGACATGGCGCGCGAGCGCATTGCATTCCAGGGCCTGCCGGCGCGCATCTGCTGGGTCGGGCTGGGGCAGCGCCACCGCTTGGGGCTGGCATTCAACGAAATGGTCGCGTCAGGCGAACTGAAGGCACCGGTGGTCATCGGGCGTGATCACCTGGATTCAGGCTCCGTTGCCTCGCCCAATCGCGAGACGGAAGCCATGAAGGATGGCTCCGACGCGGTGTCCGACTGGCCGCTGCTCAACGCACTGCTCAATTGTGCATCGGGTGCGACCTGGGTGTCGCTGCATCATGGCGGTGGTGTCGGCATGGGCTATTCGCAGCATTCCGGCATGGTGATCTGCTGTGACGGGTCTGATGATGCGGCCCGGCGTATCGGGCGTGTATTGTGGAACGATCCGGCCACTGGCGTCATGCGCCACGCCGATGCAGGCTATGAAACGGCACTCGAGTGCGCCCGCGAGCACGGGCTGAACCTGCCCGGTATTTTGGGCTAA
- the hutH gene encoding histidine ammonia-lyase, with the protein MTSLTLQPGNATLAQLQHLYRSGASAILDDSARAHVDAAAARVADAARGDEAVYGVNTGFGKLASVKIQPGDTETLQRNLILSHCSGVGDAIPTSIARLMMALKLLSLGRGASGVRWLVIAQIQDMLAKGVTPVIPAQGSVGASGDLAPLAHMAAAMLGEGQAELNGKVMSAAEALSKGGLKPIVLGAKEGLALINGTQFSTAFALAGYFDAQRNAEAAIVASALSTDAVMGSTAPLQPEIHALRGHRGQIDVAASIRALMQGSEIRESHREGDTRVQDPYCIRCQPQVTGAAIDLLRQAGRTLEIEANAVTDNPLVLAEAGLIVSGGNFHAEPVAFAADQMALAIAEIGSISQRRTAVMVDPTLSFDLPPFLTPDPGLNSGYMIAEVTTAALMSENKHLATPCSTDSTPTSANQEDHVSMAAHGARRLMQMNANLSNIVGVELLCAAQGVECRAPLQTSDKLQAVLARLRRDVPSLGNDRFMAPELQLAAGLVTGGDISSAAGSEQLIDWKD; encoded by the coding sequence ATGACCAGTCTCACCTTGCAGCCGGGAAACGCTACCCTCGCACAGTTGCAGCACCTGTACCGCTCCGGCGCCTCTGCAATTCTTGATGACAGTGCCCGAGCACACGTAGACGCCGCTGCGGCTCGAGTTGCCGACGCAGCACGCGGTGATGAAGCGGTGTATGGAGTCAATACCGGTTTCGGCAAGCTGGCATCGGTGAAAATACAGCCGGGCGATACGGAAACCCTGCAGCGTAATCTGATCCTGTCGCACTGTTCCGGCGTAGGCGACGCGATCCCGACTTCAATCGCACGCCTGATGATGGCGCTTAAACTGCTGTCTCTGGGCCGGGGCGCTTCCGGCGTGCGCTGGCTGGTGATTGCACAGATACAGGACATGCTGGCCAAAGGGGTTACCCCGGTTATCCCGGCGCAAGGCTCGGTCGGCGCGTCCGGGGATCTGGCACCGCTGGCCCATATGGCGGCGGCAATGCTGGGGGAAGGGCAGGCTGAATTGAACGGCAAGGTAATGTCTGCCGCCGAAGCCCTCAGCAAGGGCGGTCTCAAACCCATCGTGTTGGGCGCCAAGGAAGGCCTGGCGCTGATAAACGGTACCCAGTTTTCAACAGCCTTTGCGCTGGCCGGGTATTTCGACGCTCAGCGCAATGCCGAAGCCGCCATTGTGGCTTCGGCGCTCAGCACCGATGCCGTCATGGGCTCAACCGCGCCTCTGCAGCCGGAAATTCACGCACTGCGTGGTCATCGCGGCCAGATTGACGTCGCAGCCTCCATTCGCGCCCTGATGCAGGGTTCTGAAATCCGCGAAAGTCATCGTGAGGGTGATACACGGGTGCAGGACCCGTACTGTATTCGCTGCCAGCCGCAGGTCACCGGTGCCGCCATTGACCTGTTGCGCCAGGCAGGCCGCACGCTGGAAATCGAGGCCAATGCCGTCACCGACAATCCGCTGGTGCTGGCCGAAGCCGGCCTGATCGTGTCCGGCGGCAATTTTCATGCAGAGCCGGTGGCCTTTGCAGCCGACCAGATGGCGCTCGCCATCGCCGAAATCGGCTCCATCTCGCAACGCCGTACCGCCGTCATGGTTGATCCGACCCTGAGCTTCGACCTGCCGCCGTTCCTGACCCCTGACCCCGGACTGAATTCCGGCTACATGATTGCCGAGGTCACCACTGCCGCCCTGATGAGCGAGAACAAGCACCTCGCCACCCCGTGCTCGACCGACTCCACCCCCACCAGCGCCAACCAGGAAGACCACGTGTCCATGGCCGCCCACGGTGCGCGCCGCCTGATGCAGATGAATGCCAATCTGTCGAACATCGTCGGAGTTGAGCTGTTGTGCGCGGCACAGGGCGTTGAATGCCGGGCGCCATTGCAGACCAGCGACAAGCTGCAGGCCGTGCTGGCACGGTTGCGCCGGGATGTGCCGTCGCTGGGCAATGACCGTTTCATGGCGCCGGAACTGCAACTTGCCGCCGGCCTGGTGACCGGCGGAGACATTTCAAGCGCTGCCGGCAGCGAACAACTGATTGACTGGAAGGACTGA
- the hutI gene encoding imidazolonepropionase produces the protein MAPGTEAYGLVEGAAIALDAGRIAWCGGGDDIPSHYAGWQHDDLEGRLVTPALIDCHTHIVFGGDRAREFEMRLQGASYEEVARAGGGIVSTVSATRRANEQELLNSALPRVDALLAEGVSMIEIKSGYGLDVDTELAMLRVARKIEAQRPVRVKTSFLGAHAVPADYKDKPDAYIDDVCIPALEKANAENLVDAVDGFCEGIAFMSAQIERVFEKAEELGLPVKLHAEQLSNLGGAKLAASHGALSADHLEYLDEAGVKSMADADTVAVILPGAFYTLRETQAPPIELFRKHKVAMAVATDCNPGSSPMTSLLLTMNMACTLFRMTPEEALAGATRNAAMALGLTDTGTVEAGKRADLAVWNAGHPAELAYRIGFNPLHSRIFAGVAQ, from the coding sequence ATGGCGCCCGGTACCGAAGCCTACGGACTTGTCGAGGGCGCAGCGATTGCCTTGGACGCAGGACGGATCGCCTGGTGCGGTGGTGGCGACGACATCCCGTCGCACTATGCCGGCTGGCAGCACGATGACCTCGAAGGACGCCTGGTTACCCCTGCGTTGATCGACTGCCACACCCACATTGTATTCGGCGGCGACCGGGCCCGCGAGTTCGAAATGCGGCTGCAGGGAGCGAGCTATGAAGAGGTCGCACGAGCTGGCGGCGGCATAGTCTCCACGGTTTCCGCGACCCGCCGCGCCAATGAGCAGGAATTGCTGAATTCTGCACTGCCCCGGGTAGATGCGCTGCTGGCGGAGGGCGTGTCGATGATCGAGATAAAGTCCGGATACGGGCTCGATGTTGACACCGAGTTGGCCATGCTGCGGGTGGCGCGCAAAATTGAAGCCCAGCGCCCGGTGCGGGTGAAAACCTCGTTCCTCGGTGCCCATGCGGTGCCTGCCGACTACAAGGACAAGCCTGATGCTTATATCGACGATGTCTGTATTCCGGCGCTGGAAAAAGCCAATGCCGAAAATCTCGTCGATGCCGTAGACGGGTTCTGTGAAGGTATTGCTTTTATGTCTGCACAAATAGAGCGAGTGTTTGAAAAAGCTGAAGAATTGGGCCTGCCTGTGAAGCTTCATGCCGAGCAATTGTCCAATCTCGGCGGTGCAAAACTGGCGGCGAGCCACGGTGCCTTGTCAGCGGACCATCTTGAGTATCTTGATGAGGCCGGTGTAAAGTCCATGGCAGACGCGGACACGGTGGCCGTTATCCTGCCGGGTGCATTCTACACACTGCGCGAAACCCAGGCCCCGCCGATCGAGTTGTTCCGCAAGCACAAGGTGGCCATGGCGGTCGCAACCGACTGCAATCCCGGATCTTCCCCCATGACGTCACTGTTGCTGACCATGAACATGGCCTGCACGCTGTTTCGAATGACACCTGAGGAGGCCCTGGCAGGCGCGACCCGTAACGCCGCCATGGCACTTGGCCTGACCGATACCGGCACCGTGGAAGCAGGCAAACGCGCTGACCTCGCGGTGTGGAATGCCGGACACCCGGCAGAACTTGCCTATCGCATCGGTTTCAACCCGCTGCACAGCCGGATTTTCGCAGGTGTGGCCCAATGA